A genomic segment from Stappia indica encodes:
- a CDS encoding 2-oxoglutarate dehydrogenase E1 component, protein MARQDANNAFAMTSFLYGGNAAYIEDLYARYKEDPGSLDETWRDFFSNLADEKADVLKEARGASWKRADWPLTANGDLVNAFDGNWAPVEKAIGDKLKAKAEAKGATLTDADVQQQTRDSVRALMMIRAYRMRGHLHADLDPLNLKEQVDHEELHPSSYGFTEADWDRKIFIDYMLGLEFATLREMLDILKRTYCSTLGVEFMHISNPAEKAWIQERIEGPDKEIEFTPRGKKAILNKLIEAEGFEKFLDVKYTGTKRFGLDGGEALLPALEQIIKRGGALGVQEIVFGMAHRGRLNVLSQVMGKPLRAIFHEFKGGSFTPDDVEGSGDVKYHLGASSDREFDGNKVHLSLTANPSHLEIVDPVVLGKARAKQDQLSAVNGRWVETTEVDRSKVLPLLLHGDAAFAGQGVVAECFGLSALRGHRTGGSIHFIINNQIGFTTNPRFSRSSPYPSDVAKMIESPIFHVNGDDPEAVVYAAKVATEFRQLFGKPVVIDMICYRRFGHNESDEPAFTQPIMYRKIRSHPTTLQIYAEKLIKEGVITSDELEGMRTEMRARLDQEFDAGQAYKPNKADWLDGKWSGLKQAQDLDDPRRGQTAMPMEDLKLVGKALTGVPDGFNVHRTIRRFLDNREKMFETGEGIDWATAEALAFGTLLLEGHAVRLSGQDCERGTFSQRHSVLYDQEDEQRYIPLNNLRKDQARYEVINSMLSEEAVLGFEYGYTLTEPNALTLWEAQFGDFANGAQVVFDQFLSSGERKWLRMSGLVCLLPHGYEGQGPEHSSARLERFLQMCAEDNMQVANCTTPANYFHILRRQLKRDFRKPLILMTPKSLLRHKRVVSRLDEFSDGSAFHRLLWDDAQLEGYSDIKLKPDDKIRRVVLCSGKVYYDLFEEREKRGIDDVYLLRVEQLYPFPTKALVSELARFKDADFVWCQEEPKNMGSWFFVQSYLEWVLSQIDAKHPRPRYVGRAASAATATGLMSKHMAQLQAFLDEAFAD, encoded by the coding sequence ATGGCTCGGCAGGACGCGAACAATGCCTTCGCGATGACGTCGTTTCTCTACGGCGGCAACGCAGCGTATATCGAAGATCTCTACGCGCGATACAAGGAAGACCCCGGCTCTCTCGACGAGACCTGGCGCGACTTCTTCTCCAATCTGGCTGACGAAAAAGCCGATGTGCTGAAGGAGGCGCGCGGCGCCTCCTGGAAGCGTGCCGACTGGCCGCTTACGGCGAACGGCGATCTGGTCAATGCCTTCGACGGCAACTGGGCGCCGGTGGAGAAGGCAATCGGCGACAAGCTGAAGGCAAAGGCGGAGGCAAAGGGCGCGACCCTGACCGATGCCGACGTCCAGCAGCAGACGCGCGACTCGGTTCGCGCGCTGATGATGATCCGCGCCTATCGCATGCGCGGTCATCTGCATGCCGACCTCGATCCGCTGAACCTGAAGGAGCAGGTGGATCACGAGGAGCTGCATCCCTCCTCCTACGGGTTCACCGAGGCCGATTGGGATCGCAAGATCTTCATCGACTACATGCTGGGCCTCGAGTTCGCGACGCTTCGCGAAATGCTCGACATCCTCAAGCGCACCTACTGCTCGACGCTCGGCGTCGAGTTCATGCACATCTCCAATCCGGCGGAGAAGGCGTGGATCCAGGAGCGCATCGAGGGTCCGGACAAGGAGATCGAGTTCACCCCCCGGGGCAAGAAGGCGATCCTCAACAAGCTGATCGAGGCTGAGGGCTTCGAGAAGTTCCTCGACGTCAAGTACACGGGCACGAAGCGCTTCGGTCTCGACGGCGGCGAGGCGCTGCTGCCCGCACTCGAGCAGATCATCAAGCGCGGCGGTGCGCTCGGCGTGCAGGAGATCGTCTTCGGCATGGCCCATCGCGGCCGCCTCAACGTGCTGTCCCAGGTCATGGGCAAGCCGCTGCGCGCGATCTTCCACGAGTTCAAGGGCGGGTCGTTCACCCCCGACGACGTGGAAGGTTCGGGCGACGTCAAGTATCACCTCGGCGCCTCCTCCGACCGTGAGTTCGACGGCAACAAGGTCCACCTGTCGCTGACCGCCAACCCCTCGCACCTGGAGATCGTCGATCCGGTGGTGCTCGGCAAGGCGCGCGCCAAGCAGGACCAGCTGTCGGCCGTCAACGGCCGCTGGGTCGAGACGACCGAAGTCGACCGGTCCAAGGTCCTGCCGCTGCTGCTGCACGGCGATGCCGCCTTTGCCGGCCAGGGCGTGGTCGCCGAGTGCTTCGGCCTGTCCGCGCTGCGCGGTCACCGGACCGGCGGTTCGATCCACTTCATCATCAACAACCAGATCGGCTTCACGACGAACCCGCGCTTCTCGCGTTCCTCGCCGTACCCGTCCGATGTGGCGAAGATGATCGAGTCGCCGATCTTCCACGTGAACGGCGACGATCCGGAAGCGGTGGTCTATGCGGCCAAGGTGGCGACGGAGTTCCGTCAGCTCTTCGGCAAGCCGGTGGTGATCGACATGATCTGCTACCGCCGCTTCGGCCATAACGAGTCCGACGAGCCGGCGTTCACGCAGCCGATCATGTATCGCAAGATCCGCAGCCATCCGACGACGCTGCAGATCTATGCCGAGAAGCTGATCAAGGAAGGCGTCATCACCTCCGACGAGCTCGAGGGGATGCGTACCGAGATGCGTGCCCGTCTCGACCAGGAGTTCGACGCGGGGCAGGCCTACAAGCCGAACAAGGCCGACTGGCTCGACGGCAAGTGGTCGGGCCTGAAGCAGGCGCAGGATCTCGACGATCCCCGCCGGGGCCAGACGGCGATGCCGATGGAGGACCTGAAGCTTGTCGGCAAGGCCCTGACGGGCGTGCCGGACGGCTTCAACGTCCACCGCACGATCCGCCGCTTCCTCGACAACCGCGAGAAGATGTTCGAGACCGGCGAGGGGATCGACTGGGCAACGGCAGAGGCGCTTGCCTTCGGCACGCTGCTGCTGGAAGGCCATGCCGTCCGCCTGTCGGGCCAGGACTGCGAGCGCGGCACGTTCTCGCAGCGCCACTCGGTCCTCTACGACCAGGAAGACGAGCAGCGCTACATCCCGCTCAACAACCTGCGCAAGGATCAGGCCCGTTACGAGGTCATCAACTCGATGCTCTCGGAAGAGGCCGTGCTCGGCTTCGAATACGGCTACACGCTGACCGAGCCGAACGCCCTGACGCTCTGGGAAGCCCAGTTCGGCGACTTCGCCAACGGCGCGCAGGTGGTCTTCGACCAGTTCCTGTCGTCGGGCGAGCGCAAGTGGCTTCGCATGTCGGGCCTCGTCTGCCTGCTGCCGCACGGCTATGAGGGCCAGGGGCCGGAGCACTCCTCCGCCCGCCTGGAGCGCTTCCTGCAGATGTGCGCGGAAGACAACATGCAGGTCGCCAACTGCACGACGCCGGCGAACTACTTCCATATCCTGCGCCGGCAGCTGAAGCGCGACTTCCGCAAGCCGCTGATCCTGATGACGCCGAAGTCGTTGCTGCGCCACAAGCGCGTGGTCAGCCGCCTCGATGAGTTCTCGGACGGCTCGGCGTTCCACCGGCTTCTGTGGGACGACGCGCAGCTGGAAGGCTACAGCGACATCAAGCTGAAGCCGGACGACAAGATCCGCCGCGTGGTGCTGTGTTCGGGCAAGGTCTATTACGACCTGTTCGAGGAGCGCGAGAAGCGCGGGATCGACGACGTCTATCTCCTGCGCGTGGAGCAGCTCTATCCGTTCCCGACCAAGGCGCTCGTCTCCGAACTGGCGCGGTTCAAGGATGCGGATTTCGTCTGGTGCCAGGAAGAGCCGAAGAACATGGGCTCCTGGTTCTTCGTGCAATCCTACCTCGAGTGGGTGCTGAGCCAGATCGACGCCAAGCATCCGCGGCCGCGCTATGTCGGCCGTGCCGCATCCGCTGCAACGGCCACCGGCCTGATGTCGAAGCACATGGCGCAGCTGCAGGCGTTCCTCGACGAGGCCTTCGCCGACTAG
- the odhB gene encoding 2-oxoglutarate dehydrogenase complex dihydrolipoyllysine-residue succinyltransferase: MATEIRVPTLGESVTEATIAQWFKKPGDKVNADEPIVELETDKVTVEVPAPASGTLTDILVKEGDTVEVGALLGQISEGAGAAAASPAKASAPKAESAKSAPAAAASSSAETVDVVVPSAGESVTEADVGEWFVKVGDQVKADDVLVELETDKAAQEIPAPVSGTVVEISAKTGDTVTPGQLLLKIAVGAGAAAPAKAPAAETPAPAAAAGTDMPPAPSAAKMMAEKGVAADQVAGSGKRGQVLKGDVIAAVATGMTQQSSASAAPVAARAPSGAEDASREERVRMTKLRQTIARRLKDAQNTAAMLTTYNEVDMGPVMELRSSYKDLFEKKHGVKLGFMGFFTKAVCHALKEIPAVNAEIDGTDIIYKNYCHVGVAVGTDKGLVVPVVRDADQMSIAEIEKKIAELGRKARDGKLGMDEMQGGTFTISNGGVYGSLMSSPILNAPQSGILGMHKIQERPMVVNGQIVARPMMYLALSYDHRIVDGKEAVTFLVRVKESLEDIQRLVLDL, translated from the coding sequence ATGGCGACCGAAATTCGAGTGCCCACCCTCGGAGAATCCGTGACCGAGGCGACCATCGCCCAGTGGTTCAAGAAGCCCGGCGACAAGGTGAACGCGGACGAGCCCATCGTCGAGCTGGAGACGGACAAGGTGACCGTCGAGGTTCCGGCCCCGGCCTCCGGTACGCTGACCGACATCCTGGTCAAGGAAGGCGACACCGTCGAGGTCGGCGCCCTGCTGGGACAGATCTCCGAAGGCGCCGGCGCGGCTGCTGCCTCGCCCGCCAAGGCCTCCGCGCCGAAGGCGGAGAGCGCCAAGTCCGCTCCTGCCGCCGCCGCCTCCTCTTCGGCCGAGACCGTCGACGTGGTGGTGCCGTCGGCCGGCGAGAGCGTCACGGAAGCCGATGTCGGCGAGTGGTTCGTCAAGGTCGGCGACCAGGTCAAGGCCGACGACGTGCTCGTCGAGCTGGAGACCGACAAGGCCGCCCAGGAGATCCCGGCGCCGGTGTCCGGCACCGTGGTGGAGATTTCCGCCAAGACCGGCGACACGGTCACTCCCGGCCAGTTGCTGCTGAAGATCGCCGTTGGCGCGGGTGCTGCCGCCCCGGCCAAGGCGCCTGCTGCCGAGACGCCGGCCCCGGCCGCAGCGGCCGGCACCGACATGCCGCCGGCGCCCTCTGCTGCCAAGATGATGGCGGAGAAGGGCGTTGCCGCCGACCAGGTCGCCGGCTCCGGAAAGCGTGGCCAGGTGTTGAAGGGCGACGTTATCGCCGCCGTCGCCACCGGCATGACGCAGCAGTCTTCCGCCTCTGCAGCCCCGGTCGCCGCCCGTGCGCCGTCCGGTGCCGAGGATGCGTCTCGCGAGGAGCGGGTGCGCATGACCAAGCTGCGCCAGACCATCGCCCGCCGTCTGAAGGATGCGCAGAACACCGCCGCCATGCTGACCACCTACAACGAGGTGGACATGGGGCCGGTGATGGAGCTGCGCTCCAGCTACAAGGACCTGTTCGAGAAGAAGCACGGCGTGAAGCTGGGCTTCATGGGCTTCTTCACCAAGGCGGTCTGCCATGCGCTGAAGGAGATCCCGGCGGTCAATGCCGAGATCGACGGCACCGACATCATCTACAAGAACTACTGCCATGTCGGCGTCGCCGTCGGCACCGACAAGGGTCTGGTGGTTCCGGTCGTGCGCGATGCCGACCAGATGTCGATCGCCGAGATCGAGAAGAAGATCGCCGAACTCGGCCGCAAGGCGCGTGACGGCAAGCTCGGCATGGACGAGATGCAGGGCGGTACCTTCACCATCTCCAACGGCGGCGTCTACGGCTCGCTGATGTCCTCGCCGATCCTCAATGCACCGCAGTCGGGCATTCTCGGCATGCACAAGATCCAGGAGCGGCCGATGGTCGTGAACGGTCAGATCGTGGCGCGGCCGATGATGTATCTGGCCCTGTCCTACGATCACCGGATTGTCGACGGCAAGGAAGCGGTGACCTTCCTCGTCCGCGTCAAGGAGAGCCTCGAGGACATTCAGCGTCTCGTCCTCGACCTCTGA
- a CDS encoding HXXEE domain-containing protein, which translates to MSGTIRRLQENWVYGGALSGVVLLALAPLLTAGWTLGERLVFLALPVYMLHQLEEHDGDRFRAFVNEVIGKGREVLSVPTVFIVNVAGVWGVMVLAIWLMRGIASGWGLIGVYLLLVNAVLHVVQGVALRRSNPGLWTAVLLFLPLGIWAFAQIAATAGAVHHAVSLVVVLALHGAIVATVRRRLAAS; encoded by the coding sequence ATGAGCGGCACGATCCGGCGGTTGCAGGAAAACTGGGTCTATGGCGGCGCGCTGTCGGGCGTGGTGCTGCTGGCCCTCGCTCCCTTGCTGACGGCCGGCTGGACATTGGGCGAGCGCCTCGTGTTTCTCGCACTTCCCGTCTACATGCTGCACCAGCTCGAAGAGCATGACGGCGACCGGTTTCGCGCCTTCGTCAACGAGGTGATCGGCAAGGGCCGCGAGGTGCTGAGCGTGCCGACCGTCTTCATCGTCAACGTCGCCGGTGTGTGGGGTGTGATGGTGCTGGCGATCTGGCTCATGCGGGGCATCGCCAGCGGCTGGGGGCTCATCGGCGTCTACCTGCTGCTCGTCAACGCCGTGCTGCATGTCGTCCAGGGGGTGGCCCTGCGCAGGAGCAACCCCGGCCTGTGGACTGCGGTCCTGCTGTTCCTGCCGCTCGGGATATGGGCTTTCGCGCAGATCGCTGCGACTGCGGGGGCTGTCCATCACGCCGTGTCCCTTGTTGTCGTTCTGGCGCTGCATGGCGCCATCGTCGCCACTGTCCGGCGCCGCCTCGCAGCCAGTTGA
- a CDS encoding LysE family translocator, translated as MGLDFLLTALVVVLVPGTGVVYTVATGLARGRVPGIVAAFGCTLGILPALIAATFGLAALLHASALAFQVLKYAGAAYLFYLAWQAFREAGPLAFDRQSAPADLVAVARTGFLINVLNPKLSLFFLAFLPQFIVPGEGAVSLQILSMGSVFMGLTLVVFIGYGVFAAALGARILRSRQVMTWMSRTVALAFAGFGARLALADR; from the coding sequence ATGGGACTGGACTTCCTGCTCACCGCTCTCGTCGTCGTTCTCGTTCCCGGAACCGGCGTGGTCTACACGGTGGCGACCGGCCTGGCGCGCGGGCGGGTTCCCGGCATCGTCGCGGCCTTCGGCTGCACGCTCGGCATTTTGCCGGCGCTGATTGCGGCAACCTTCGGCCTTGCCGCGCTGCTGCATGCGAGCGCACTGGCCTTCCAGGTGCTGAAATATGCCGGCGCCGCCTATCTCTTCTATCTGGCCTGGCAGGCCTTCCGCGAGGCCGGACCGCTGGCCTTCGACCGGCAGTCGGCGCCCGCCGATCTCGTTGCGGTGGCCCGGACCGGGTTCCTGATCAACGTGCTGAACCCGAAGCTGTCGCTGTTCTTCCTTGCCTTCCTGCCGCAGTTCATCGTGCCGGGCGAGGGAGCCGTATCCCTGCAGATCCTGTCCATGGGCAGCGTGTTCATGGGCCTGACGCTGGTCGTGTTCATCGGCTACGGCGTCTTTGCCGCTGCGCTCGGCGCTCGCATCCTGCGCAGCCGGCAGGTCATGACCTGGATGAGCCGAACGGTCGCGCTCGCCTTCGCCGGCTTCGGCGCCAGGCTCGCCCTCGCCGATCGTTGA
- a CDS encoding SDR family oxidoreductase: protein MTEPRTENVVIVTGGSRGIGAAAALRLAQPDTTVLVTYVSSPERAGEVVSQIEAGGGRAVALQADVASEDDCLRTFAEADRIGRLTGLVNNAGVVDVAARLTDMSVERLRRIFDINVLGTILCAREAVRRMSTAHGGQGGAIVNVSSASAKIGSPAQYIDYAAAKGAVDTFTVGLAKEVAAEGVRVNAIRPGIIDTEIHASGGDPDRARRVAAELPMLRAGRAEECAEAIAWLLSDAASYTTGAILDVSGGRSILP from the coding sequence ATGACCGAACCCCGGACCGAAAACGTCGTGATCGTGACAGGCGGCAGCCGCGGCATCGGCGCGGCGGCGGCGCTGCGCCTCGCGCAGCCGGACACGACGGTCCTTGTGACCTATGTGTCGAGCCCGGAGCGTGCAGGGGAGGTCGTCTCGCAGATCGAGGCCGGGGGCGGCCGTGCGGTGGCGCTGCAGGCGGATGTCGCGAGCGAAGACGATTGCCTGCGGACCTTTGCCGAGGCCGACCGGATCGGCCGCCTGACCGGCCTTGTGAACAATGCCGGCGTGGTCGACGTTGCCGCACGGCTGACGGACATGTCCGTCGAGCGGCTGCGGCGGATCTTCGACATCAACGTTCTCGGCACGATCCTGTGCGCCCGCGAGGCCGTGCGCCGCATGTCGACGGCCCACGGCGGCCAGGGCGGGGCCATCGTCAACGTGTCGTCGGCCTCGGCCAAGATCGGCTCGCCGGCGCAGTACATCGACTATGCCGCGGCCAAGGGGGCGGTCGACACGTTCACCGTCGGTCTTGCCAAGGAAGTCGCGGCCGAGGGCGTGCGGGTCAATGCCATACGTCCCGGCATCATCGATACGGAAATTCACGCGTCGGGAGGCGATCCCGACCGGGCGCGGCGGGTGGCGGCCGAGCTGCCGATGCTGCGCGCCGGGCGGGCCGAGGAATGTGCCGAGGCGATTGCCTGGCTCTTGTCCGACGCCGCCAGCTACACGACCGGCGCAATTCTCGACGTGTCCGGCGGGCGCTCGATCCTGCCCTGA
- the lpdA gene encoding dihydrolipoyl dehydrogenase codes for MSQFDLVVIGTGPGGYVCAIKAAQLGLKVAVVEKRATHGGTCLNIGCIPSKAMLHTSELFEEAAEHFEDFGIKVGKPKLDLKAMMGHKQKTIDGNVSGIEFLFKKNKVTPFHGTGRILAAGRVEVTAEDGSKQEIEAKSIVIATGSDVAPLPGVEIDEKQIVSSTGALELDKVPGKLVVVGAGVIGLELGSVWRRLGAEVTVVEFMDKILGPMDADISRNFQRILKKQGVEFHLSSKVTAVEKTGKQLVVTVEPAGGGEAAAKTLEADVVLVAIGRRPYTSGLGLEEVGVALDERGRVKTDGHYQTNVPGIYAIGDVIAGPMLAHKAEDEGVALAEMLAGQAGHVNYGVIPGVVYTSPEVADVGKTEEALKAEGVSYKVGKFAFIANGRAKATNHTEGFVKVLADAETDKVLGVHIIGHGAGEMIHEAAVLMEFGGSAEDLARTCHAHPTMSEAVKEAAMAAFAKPIHA; via the coding sequence ATGTCACAGTTTGATCTCGTCGTCATCGGCACCGGCCCCGGCGGCTATGTCTGCGCCATCAAGGCGGCCCAGCTCGGCCTCAAGGTGGCCGTTGTCGAGAAGCGCGCCACCCATGGCGGCACCTGCCTGAACATCGGCTGCATCCCCTCCAAGGCGATGCTGCACACGTCCGAGCTGTTCGAGGAGGCGGCCGAGCATTTCGAGGACTTCGGCATCAAGGTCGGCAAGCCGAAGCTCGATCTCAAGGCGATGATGGGCCACAAGCAGAAGACCATCGACGGCAATGTCAGCGGCATCGAATTCCTGTTCAAGAAGAACAAGGTGACGCCGTTCCACGGCACGGGCCGCATCCTTGCGGCCGGCCGCGTCGAGGTGACCGCCGAGGACGGCTCGAAGCAGGAGATCGAGGCGAAGTCCATCGTCATCGCCACCGGCTCCGACGTGGCCCCGCTGCCCGGCGTCGAGATCGACGAGAAGCAGATCGTCTCCTCCACCGGCGCGCTGGAGCTCGACAAGGTCCCGGGCAAGCTGGTTGTCGTCGGTGCCGGCGTGATCGGCCTGGAGCTCGGCTCCGTCTGGCGCCGTCTCGGCGCCGAGGTCACGGTCGTCGAGTTCATGGACAAGATCCTCGGGCCGATGGATGCGGACATTTCCCGCAACTTCCAGCGCATCCTCAAGAAGCAGGGCGTCGAGTTCCACTTGTCCTCCAAGGTCACGGCCGTGGAGAAGACGGGCAAGCAGCTCGTCGTCACGGTCGAGCCGGCCGGCGGCGGCGAGGCGGCTGCCAAGACGCTCGAGGCCGATGTGGTGCTCGTGGCCATCGGCCGCCGACCCTACACCTCGGGCCTCGGCCTCGAAGAGGTCGGCGTTGCGCTCGACGAGCGCGGCCGGGTCAAGACCGACGGCCACTACCAGACCAACGTGCCGGGCATCTATGCCATCGGCGACGTGATCGCCGGCCCGATGCTGGCCCACAAGGCCGAGGACGAGGGCGTTGCCCTTGCCGAAATGCTCGCGGGCCAGGCCGGCCATGTGAACTACGGCGTCATTCCGGGCGTCGTCTATACCAGCCCCGAGGTCGCCGATGTCGGCAAGACCGAAGAGGCGCTGAAAGCCGAGGGCGTGTCCTACAAGGTCGGCAAGTTCGCCTTCATCGCCAATGGCCGCGCCAAGGCGACCAACCACACGGAAGGCTTCGTCAAGGTTCTCGCCGATGCGGAGACCGACAAGGTCCTCGGCGTTCACATCATCGGCCACGGCGCCGGCGAGATGATCCACGAGGCTGCCGTCCTGATGGAGTTCGGCGGCTCGGCCGAGGATCTGGCGCGCACCTGCCATGCTCACCCGACGATGAGCGAGGCCGTGAAGGAGGCTGCGATGGCCGCCTTCGCCAAGCCGATCCACGCCTGA
- a CDS encoding tyrosine recombinase XerC — MSAPDSLLVSARADVNAAVGDWLDHLGSERRLADRTLVAYERDVRQFLRFLTNHLAEPPGLDALKELRPADFRGFLASRRQTGAESRTLARGLAGIRSFLRYLETRGEVNAAASAAIRPPRQKRSLPKPVSAGDAMTLVGADAADDAEPWVAARNAAVLTLLYGCGLRISEALSLTGRTAPRRGTRSLRVVGKGGRERVVPVLPIVCDAVEDYLRLCPYVPQPEGPLFLGVRGGPLGPRIVQLAMAKLRRALGLPESATPHALRHSFATHLLAGGGDLRTIQELLGHASLSTTQIYTEVDAARLLDAYDRAHPRSRKPA, encoded by the coding sequence ATGAGCGCCCCTGATTCCCTGCTGGTGTCGGCACGAGCCGACGTGAATGCCGCCGTCGGAGACTGGCTCGACCATCTCGGTTCGGAGCGGCGGCTCGCCGACCGGACGCTGGTCGCCTACGAGCGCGACGTTCGCCAGTTCCTGCGCTTCCTCACAAACCACCTTGCCGAGCCGCCGGGGCTGGACGCCCTGAAAGAGCTGCGTCCGGCCGATTTTCGCGGCTTTCTCGCCTCGCGCCGGCAGACGGGGGCGGAAAGCCGGACGCTGGCGCGCGGCCTTGCCGGCATCCGCTCCTTCCTGCGCTATCTCGAAACGCGCGGCGAGGTGAATGCCGCCGCCAGCGCCGCGATCCGCCCGCCGCGGCAGAAGCGCTCGCTGCCCAAGCCCGTTTCGGCCGGCGATGCGATGACGCTGGTCGGGGCGGATGCGGCCGACGATGCGGAGCCCTGGGTCGCGGCGCGCAATGCCGCCGTGCTGACCCTGCTCTATGGCTGCGGATTGCGCATTTCCGAGGCGCTGTCGCTGACCGGCCGAACGGCACCGCGCCGCGGCACCAGGAGCCTGCGGGTCGTCGGCAAGGGCGGACGTGAGCGCGTGGTGCCTGTTCTGCCGATCGTCTGCGATGCCGTGGAAGATTACCTGCGCCTGTGCCCCTACGTGCCGCAGCCGGAAGGCCCGCTGTTTCTCGGCGTGCGCGGCGGACCGCTCGGACCGCGAATCGTCCAGCTGGCGATGGCGAAGCTGCGCCGCGCGCTCGGCCTGCCCGAAAGCGCGACGCCCCACGCGCTGCGCCACTCCTTCGCAACGCATCTGCTGGCCGGCGGCGGCGACCTGAGAACCATCCAGGAGCTGCTCGGCCACGCCAGCCTGTCGACCACGCAGATCTACACGGAAGTCGATGCGGCGCGGCTGCTGGACGCCTACGACCGCGCCCATCCGCGCAGCCGCAAGCCCGCGTGA
- the fsa gene encoding fructose-6-phosphate aldolase translates to MKFFVDTADTGEIRDLAATGLLDGVTTNPSLILKSGRPMKDVIAEICDIVEGPVSAEVTATEADAMIAEGRALAEIADNIAVKLPLTLDGLKACRTLTDAGHMVNVTLCFSSNQALLAAKAGATFVSPFIGRLDDINIDGMDLIREMRIIYDNYGFETEILAASIRTANHVRECALVGADVATVPPSVLKGLVKHPLTDKGLEQFLADWAKTGQSIL, encoded by the coding sequence ATGAAGTTCTTCGTCGACACCGCAGACACCGGGGAGATCCGGGATCTCGCCGCGACCGGCCTGCTCGATGGCGTCACCACCAATCCGTCGCTGATCCTCAAGTCCGGACGCCCGATGAAGGACGTCATTGCAGAGATTTGCGACATCGTCGAGGGCCCCGTCTCCGCCGAGGTCACCGCGACCGAGGCCGATGCGATGATCGCCGAGGGCCGTGCGCTGGCCGAGATCGCCGACAACATCGCGGTGAAGCTGCCGCTGACGCTCGACGGCCTGAAGGCCTGCCGCACCCTGACCGATGCCGGCCACATGGTGAACGTCACCCTGTGCTTTTCGTCCAACCAGGCGCTGCTCGCCGCCAAGGCCGGCGCGACCTTCGTCTCGCCGTTCATCGGCCGGCTGGACGACATCAACATCGACGGCATGGACCTGATCCGCGAGATGCGGATCATCTACGACAATTACGGCTTCGAGACCGAGATCCTGGCCGCCTCGATCCGCACCGCCAATCATGTGCGCGAATGCGCGCTGGTCGGCGCGGATGTCGCGACCGTTCCGCCGTCCGTGCTCAAGGGCCTGGTCAAGCACCCGCTGACCGACAAGGGCCTCGAGCAGTTCCTGGCCGACTGGGCCAAGACCGGACAGAGCATCCTCTGA